From Etheostoma spectabile isolate EspeVRDwgs_2016 chromosome 8, UIUC_Espe_1.0, whole genome shotgun sequence, a single genomic window includes:
- the LOC116694744 gene encoding transmembrane and coiled-coil domain protein 3 isoform X1, whose protein sequence is MPSANVSVRSLSEEEKYLSSRMDRSTDGSFLSILGSMRRGSSENNLDLDLSDGGPGPAVGCEVQRSRSCLDNLQQKILKVTEQLKIEQTAQDENVAEYLKLVNSADKLQVGRIKQVFEKKNQKSAQNIAKMQKKLEQYHRKMKDSESHHIPSLHSSTVKHITLPRESPRELLRDMTGSGRHPTMDKIKTIGPGVSLSPPFFFSKPREFANLIRNKFGSADNIAHLKTTLDASSPLPTDSAGKGLSSSTSMVGKPKYPSDDESSSGSASISADSNGQPAGGGVLAVQAQGQDQQARRDSQSKLALCLEEVREIKDAQSQLEEDMEEIKAQFKREYGIISQTLQEERYRYERLEYQLNDLTELHQHEMTDLKQELASIEERVAYQAHERASDIQEALESCQTRVSKLELQQQQQQTVQLESRDARVLLGKSINIMLAIITVILVCVSTAAKFAAPLMRSRHQVIATFLGVCFLTIFWKNWDRLQYAIDRLLVPG, encoded by the exons GACCGGAGTACTGACGGCAGTTTCTTGAGCATCCTTGGGTCAATGCGTCGGGGTTCCTCAGAGAACAatctggacctggacctgagcGATGGAGGTCCTGGTCCTGCGGTGGGCTGCGAGGTCCAGCGTAGTCGTTCTTGCTTGGACAACCTCCAGCAGAAGATACTTAAAGTCACGGAGCAGCTGAAGATTGAGCAGACGGCCCAGGACGAGAACGTAGCCGAGTACCTGAAGCTGGTGAACAGTGCGGACAAGCTGCAAGTAGGGCGCATCAAGCAAGTGTTTGAAAAGAAGAACCAGAAGTCCGCTCAAAACATTGCCAAGATGcaaaagaagctggagcagTACCATAGAAAGATGAAAGACAGTGAAAGCCACCACATCCCATCCCTTCACTCATCTACTGTCAAACACATTACCTTACCCAGGGAGTCTCCCAGAGAGCTGCTGAGAGATATGACTGGCAGTGGCCGCCACCCGACCATGGACAAGATCAAGACCATCGGCCCAGGTGtttccctctcccctccttttTTCTTCAGCAAGCCCCGAGAGTTCGCCAACCTTATTAGGAACAAGTTTGGCAGTGCTGACAACATTGCCCACCTCAAGACCACTCTGGATGCTTCCTCACCGCTCCCCACTGACAGTGCAGGAAAGGGGCTGAGTAGCAGCACCTCCATGGTGGGCAAGCCCAAGTACCCCAGTGATGATGAGAGCTCCTCGGGGAGCGCCTCCATTTCAGCAGACAGTAACGGGCAGCCAGCGGGGGGAGGAGTGTTGGCGGTGCAAGCGCAGGGCCAGGACCAGCAGGCCAGGAGAGACAGCCAGAGCAAACTGGCTCTGTGCCTGGAGGAGGTGAGGGAGATCAAAGATGCCCAGAGCCAGCTGGAGGAGGATATGGAGGAAATAAAGGCTCAGTTCAAGAGAGAGTATGGCATCATCAGCCAAACACTGCAGGAAGAGAGATACAG GTACGAGCGTTTGGAATATCAACTAAACGACTTGACAGAACTTCACCAACATGAGATGACTGATCTAAAGCAGGAACTGGCCAGCATCGAGGAGAGGGTAGCCTACCAGGCTCATGAAAGGGCCAGCGACATACAG GAGGCTCTGGAGTCGTGTCAGACGCGAGTGTCCAAGCTGgagctccagcagcagcagcagcagactgtCCAGCTTGAGAGCCGTGATGCCCGGGTCCTCCTGGGAAAGAGCATCAACATCATGCTGGCCATCATCACCGTCATCCTGGTGTGTGTCTCCACTGCTGCCAAGTTTGCTGCTCCACTGATGAGGAGCCGGCACCAAGTGATAGCTACCTTCCTGGGAGTTTGTTTTTTGACCATATTCTGGAAGAACTGGGACCGTTTACAGTATGCCATAGACAGGTTACTGGTACCTGGCTGA
- the LOC116694744 gene encoding transmembrane and coiled-coil domain protein 3 isoform X2 — MRRGSSENNLDLDLSDGGPGPAVGCEVQRSRSCLDNLQQKILKVTEQLKIEQTAQDENVAEYLKLVNSADKLQVGRIKQVFEKKNQKSAQNIAKMQKKLEQYHRKMKDSESHHIPSLHSSTVKHITLPRESPRELLRDMTGSGRHPTMDKIKTIGPGVSLSPPFFFSKPREFANLIRNKFGSADNIAHLKTTLDASSPLPTDSAGKGLSSSTSMVGKPKYPSDDESSSGSASISADSNGQPAGGGVLAVQAQGQDQQARRDSQSKLALCLEEVREIKDAQSQLEEDMEEIKAQFKREYGIISQTLQEERYRYERLEYQLNDLTELHQHEMTDLKQELASIEERVAYQAHERASDIQEALESCQTRVSKLELQQQQQQTVQLESRDARVLLGKSINIMLAIITVILVCVSTAAKFAAPLMRSRHQVIATFLGVCFLTIFWKNWDRLQYAIDRLLVPG, encoded by the exons ATGCGTCGGGGTTCCTCAGAGAACAatctggacctggacctgagcGATGGAGGTCCTGGTCCTGCGGTGGGCTGCGAGGTCCAGCGTAGTCGTTCTTGCTTGGACAACCTCCAGCAGAAGATACTTAAAGTCACGGAGCAGCTGAAGATTGAGCAGACGGCCCAGGACGAGAACGTAGCCGAGTACCTGAAGCTGGTGAACAGTGCGGACAAGCTGCAAGTAGGGCGCATCAAGCAAGTGTTTGAAAAGAAGAACCAGAAGTCCGCTCAAAACATTGCCAAGATGcaaaagaagctggagcagTACCATAGAAAGATGAAAGACAGTGAAAGCCACCACATCCCATCCCTTCACTCATCTACTGTCAAACACATTACCTTACCCAGGGAGTCTCCCAGAGAGCTGCTGAGAGATATGACTGGCAGTGGCCGCCACCCGACCATGGACAAGATCAAGACCATCGGCCCAGGTGtttccctctcccctccttttTTCTTCAGCAAGCCCCGAGAGTTCGCCAACCTTATTAGGAACAAGTTTGGCAGTGCTGACAACATTGCCCACCTCAAGACCACTCTGGATGCTTCCTCACCGCTCCCCACTGACAGTGCAGGAAAGGGGCTGAGTAGCAGCACCTCCATGGTGGGCAAGCCCAAGTACCCCAGTGATGATGAGAGCTCCTCGGGGAGCGCCTCCATTTCAGCAGACAGTAACGGGCAGCCAGCGGGGGGAGGAGTGTTGGCGGTGCAAGCGCAGGGCCAGGACCAGCAGGCCAGGAGAGACAGCCAGAGCAAACTGGCTCTGTGCCTGGAGGAGGTGAGGGAGATCAAAGATGCCCAGAGCCAGCTGGAGGAGGATATGGAGGAAATAAAGGCTCAGTTCAAGAGAGAGTATGGCATCATCAGCCAAACACTGCAGGAAGAGAGATACAG GTACGAGCGTTTGGAATATCAACTAAACGACTTGACAGAACTTCACCAACATGAGATGACTGATCTAAAGCAGGAACTGGCCAGCATCGAGGAGAGGGTAGCCTACCAGGCTCATGAAAGGGCCAGCGACATACAG GAGGCTCTGGAGTCGTGTCAGACGCGAGTGTCCAAGCTGgagctccagcagcagcagcagcagactgtCCAGCTTGAGAGCCGTGATGCCCGGGTCCTCCTGGGAAAGAGCATCAACATCATGCTGGCCATCATCACCGTCATCCTGGTGTGTGTCTCCACTGCTGCCAAGTTTGCTGCTCCACTGATGAGGAGCCGGCACCAAGTGATAGCTACCTTCCTGGGAGTTTGTTTTTTGACCATATTCTGGAAGAACTGGGACCGTTTACAGTATGCCATAGACAGGTTACTGGTACCTGGCTGA